In the Shewanella sp. OMA3-2 genome, one interval contains:
- a CDS encoding mannitol dehydrogenase family protein codes for MSMQHTQQSNVKLNPLNQQSLSTLSADVDVPKYDRSQLTAGIVHIGVGGFHRAHQAMYVNELLKTPGSESWAICGVGLLDANRGLRDILVKQDYLYSLTVRHPNGQIDHQVIGSMIDFLFAPENKQQVIDKLVNPQTKIVSLTITEGGYNFNPATGEFDFANPEIIHDMANLHDPITAFGYITAALMQRKANGMKPFTIQSCDNIQHNGDMTRKMLLAFVSKIDAELGQWIAANVAFPNAMVDRITPVTTKADIEHVANTLHINDEWPITCEAFTQWVIEDNFSDGRPALDTVGAQFVSDVTPFEKMKIRLLNAGHSVLGLLGSIHGFATIDEAVTDPLFATYLRRFMDDEVTPLIDQLEGIDLTQYKDTLIERFANPNIKDSLARICLESSAKLPKFIIASINENIALNRDTSLACLVIAAWCLYSDKQVNQQGEALDINDQMAAKLHTFASKTSQDPLAFLQLTDLFGDLNNQAVFCKDYRNAIANLYGENSNIKAIMQARLQAKG; via the coding sequence ATGAGTATGCAGCACACTCAACAATCAAACGTTAAACTTAACCCGCTAAATCAACAATCGTTATCCACTTTATCTGCTGATGTTGATGTGCCGAAATACGATCGCAGTCAGTTAACGGCAGGCATCGTGCATATTGGTGTCGGTGGTTTTCATCGCGCTCACCAGGCTATGTATGTTAATGAATTACTCAAAACACCTGGCTCGGAATCGTGGGCTATTTGTGGTGTGGGGTTATTAGACGCTAATCGTGGCTTGCGTGACATATTGGTTAAGCAAGATTACTTATACAGTTTAACGGTGCGTCACCCTAATGGTCAGATAGATCATCAAGTGATTGGTTCAATGATTGATTTTCTGTTTGCGCCAGAAAACAAGCAACAGGTGATTGATAAGTTAGTTAACCCACAAACCAAAATTGTCTCTCTGACCATTACTGAAGGCGGTTACAACTTTAACCCCGCAACGGGTGAGTTTGACTTTGCGAACCCTGAGATTATCCATGATATGGCTAATCTGCATGACCCTATCACCGCCTTTGGGTATATCACTGCCGCATTAATGCAACGCAAAGCCAATGGCATGAAGCCTTTTACCATTCAGTCTTGCGACAATATTCAACATAACGGTGACATGACCCGTAAAATGTTATTAGCATTTGTGAGTAAAATTGATGCTGAGTTAGGGCAATGGATAGCGGCAAATGTTGCGTTCCCCAATGCAATGGTTGACCGTATTACCCCTGTCACCACAAAAGCAGATATTGAACATGTCGCCAATACATTACACATTAATGATGAATGGCCAATCACCTGTGAAGCGTTTACTCAATGGGTCATTGAAGATAACTTTAGTGATGGTCGCCCTGCATTAGATACTGTTGGTGCACAATTTGTGAGCGATGTTACCCCATTTGAGAAAATGAAAATCCGTTTACTCAATGCCGGTCATTCTGTATTAGGTTTACTCGGTTCTATTCATGGTTTTGCCACGATTGATGAGGCCGTTACCGACCCATTATTTGCCACCTATTTACGCCGTTTTATGGACGATGAAGTCACGCCATTAATTGATCAGTTAGAGGGTATCGATTTAACTCAATACAAAGATACCTTAATTGAGCGTTTTGCTAACCCGAATATTAAAGACAGCCTGGCGCGTATTTGTTTAGAAAGCTCTGCAAAATTACCGAAATTTATCATTGCATCCATTAATGAAAACATAGCCTTAAATCGCGATACCTCTTTAGCCTGTTTGGTGATTGCAGCCTGGTGCTTATACAGCGATAAACAGGTTAACCAACAAGGTGAAGCGCTGGATATTAACGATCAAATGGCCGCTAAATTACATACGTTCGCCAGTAAAACGAGTCAAGATCCATTAGCTTTTTTACAGTTAACCGATTTATTTGGCGACTTAAACAATCAAGCGGTTTTTTGTAAAGACTACCGTAACGCCATTGCTAACTTGTATGGCGAAAACAGTAATATTAAAGCGATTATGCAAGCAAGATTACAAGCAAAAGGTTAA
- a CDS encoding purine-cytosine permease family protein, translating to MTTSHRDSSFHQMNEEQLPVAKNKLHGWKHFAGLYAGEHVAATEFVIGATFVALGASTIDILLGLLIGNLLAMCSWWLLTAPIAVETRLSLYNYLNKIAGDSMTKLYNWANVIIFAVISAAMITVSSTAVRFLFDIPAQLNWYPSSLWFVMIVLAVGSIVVVVAMYGFSTVADFSKICAPWLFVIFIAGSFSLFPALSNHVIGTTTLGGWQDFMTIGDSSIWTGLNDKGEPGIGLLEVIGFAWAANSITHFGLIDMAIFRFAKRKSYGLFSGVGMFFGHYIAWISAGIMGAGTAVLLKTTITQLDPGDVAYHALGFSGFVIIIIAGWTTANANLYRAGLAAQSIFVNQSRERTTAIVGMVTVVIACFPFVFTQMLPLLTYAGLLVVPVGGIVFAEHVLFPKIGLTRYWAKYQNLSKSTPAIASWALALIFGFGLNSLDVISFYYLFIPTWIFTIIIYTVLAKKYGADLDYSDAIIADEKEQQQIAEYQDAMAQGDKETIEDVSKFTKLLNGFAFISLVVITALAVNVMFYSPTMDIYADNKSLFETVCFVCTVIYFSCSYFALKRHKNLNS from the coding sequence ATGACAACAAGTCACCGAGATTCTTCATTTCATCAAATGAATGAAGAGCAGCTTCCCGTCGCTAAGAATAAGTTGCACGGTTGGAAACATTTTGCAGGTTTATATGCTGGGGAGCATGTTGCTGCAACCGAATTTGTGATTGGTGCAACCTTTGTCGCCTTAGGTGCATCGACCATTGATATTCTTTTAGGGTTACTGATTGGTAACCTGTTAGCCATGTGTTCTTGGTGGCTACTGACTGCGCCTATTGCCGTTGAAACCCGTTTAAGTTTGTACAATTATTTAAATAAAATTGCTGGCGATTCAATGACCAAGCTCTATAACTGGGCTAACGTAATTATCTTTGCCGTGATTTCTGCCGCCATGATTACCGTATCTTCCACCGCCGTGCGCTTTTTGTTTGATATTCCCGCGCAGTTGAATTGGTATCCCAGCAGTTTATGGTTTGTGATGATTGTATTGGCCGTTGGTTCAATCGTTGTGGTAGTGGCCATGTATGGTTTTTCAACCGTTGCTGACTTTTCTAAAATCTGCGCGCCCTGGTTATTTGTTATCTTTATTGCCGGTTCATTCAGTTTATTCCCTGCGTTATCAAATCATGTTATAGGCACGACGACGTTAGGTGGCTGGCAAGATTTTATGACCATTGGCGACAGTTCAATTTGGACGGGCTTAAACGATAAAGGCGAGCCTGGTATTGGTTTACTTGAAGTGATTGGGTTTGCCTGGGCTGCCAACTCGATTACGCACTTTGGTTTAATCGACATGGCTATTTTTCGTTTTGCTAAACGTAAAAGTTATGGTCTGTTTTCTGGTGTGGGTATGTTCTTTGGTCATTATATTGCCTGGATCTCGGCCGGTATTATGGGCGCGGGTACTGCGGTATTGTTAAAAACCACCATCACACAGCTTGATCCTGGTGACGTGGCTTATCATGCTTTAGGCTTTTCTGGCTTTGTGATTATTATCATTGCAGGATGGACGACAGCAAACGCGAACTTGTATCGTGCTGGTCTTGCTGCACAATCTATTTTTGTTAATCAATCGCGTGAACGAACCACTGCGATTGTGGGAATGGTCACGGTAGTGATTGCCTGTTTCCCATTTGTATTTACCCAAATGCTGCCATTACTGACGTATGCCGGTTTATTAGTGGTGCCTGTGGGCGGAATTGTATTTGCTGAGCATGTGTTATTTCCTAAAATCGGCTTAACTCGCTACTGGGCTAAATATCAAAACCTGTCTAAAAGCACACCAGCCATTGCATCTTGGGCATTAGCATTAATCTTTGGCTTTGGTTTAAACAGTTTAGATGTGATTTCATTCTACTATTTGTTTATTCCTACCTGGATATTCACCATCATTATTTACACTGTATTAGCCAAAAAATACGGTGCTGATTTAGATTACAGCGACGCTATTATTGCTGATGAAAAAGAACAGCAACAAATTGCAGAATATCAAGACGCAATGGCTCAAGGTGATAAAGAAACAATCGAAGATGTAAGTAAGTTTACCAAGCTATTAAATGGTTTTGCCTTTATCTCGTTAGTGGTTATTACCGCACTTGCCGTGAATGTGATGTTTTATAGCCCAACGATGGATATATACGCAGACAATAAATCGTTATTCGAAACCGTGTGTTTTGTTTGTACGGTGATTTATTTTAGTTGTTCATACTTTGCATTAAAACGTCACAAAAACTTAAATTCATAA
- a CDS encoding sugar-binding transcriptional regulator — protein MDSKSNSELARLEDAARAAWLYYVAKNTQDEIAQKLEVSRQSAQRLVALAVSEGLIKVRLDHPIAKCMELAEQLKNRFSLLECEIVPSDPSDDSSVHGLAQTSAAVVERYLKSAQPKTLAFGTGRALKACIDELPSMQCPQHKIVSLLGNMMSDGSASAFDIVVSMANRVQAKHYPMPLPVIANSVTEKNILHELAPIKSILALVEQADAIFVGIGQMGEQSPLMLDGFIDQDKLNELVSDSAAGEIISWVYDHQGQLLAHPINQLVMSAPLTPNASKPVYGIAAGKSKVNAICAALQGGLINSLITNEYTAEQILAKVK, from the coding sequence ATGGACAGTAAATCAAATTCAGAATTAGCGCGATTAGAAGATGCAGCTAGAGCGGCGTGGTTGTATTACGTGGCTAAAAATACTCAAGATGAAATAGCACAGAAATTAGAGGTATCAAGGCAATCAGCACAGCGACTCGTTGCACTTGCGGTGAGTGAAGGCTTAATTAAAGTCCGTTTAGACCATCCCATTGCAAAATGCATGGAATTGGCTGAGCAACTTAAAAACAGATTTTCTTTACTTGAGTGCGAGATTGTCCCTAGTGATCCCAGTGATGACAGCTCGGTACATGGCTTAGCGCAAACCAGTGCGGCTGTGGTAGAACGCTATTTAAAGTCGGCACAACCGAAAACGCTGGCATTTGGAACGGGTCGGGCACTTAAGGCGTGTATTGATGAGTTACCGTCAATGCAATGCCCACAACATAAAATTGTGTCGTTGCTCGGTAATATGATGTCAGACGGTTCAGCTTCAGCATTTGATATTGTGGTCAGCATGGCGAACAGAGTCCAAGCTAAACATTACCCGATGCCATTGCCGGTTATTGCAAACTCAGTGACAGAGAAAAACATTTTGCATGAGTTAGCGCCGATAAAAAGTATTTTAGCGTTGGTTGAACAGGCGGATGCGATATTTGTTGGTATAGGGCAGATGGGCGAGCAATCACCCTTAATGCTCGATGGCTTTATTGACCAAGATAAATTGAATGAATTGGTGAGCGATAGCGCAGCAGGTGAAATCATTAGTTGGGTTTACGATCATCAAGGGCAGTTATTAGCACATCCCATTAATCAATTAGTGATGAGTGCGCCGTTAACACCCAATGCCAGTAAACCCGTTTATGGTATTGCCGCAGGTAAAAGTAAAGTGAATGCGATATGTGCAGCATTGCAAGGCGGGTTAATTAACTCATTAATTACTAATGAATATACCGCCGAGCAAATACTTGCAAAAGTGAAATAA
- a CDS encoding HAD family hydrolase: MDTKPKLVIFDCDGVVIDSEVISANVLIDKLAVLGAQIDMAFVQQHFLGCQFATVAAKINSLLNITLPQAFELQYREQLLLAFERDLTVTNGIKEVLSALTVPFCIATSSSLPRTTKALAVVGLSDVFAGNVFTGSEVENGKPAPDLFLHAAKRMGVAPEQCLVIEDSFFGVSAAVAANMPVIHYVGGRHISYHNHPVAKTFPQVTALTDWQDFAQLMPSIMR, encoded by the coding sequence ATGGATACAAAGCCAAAGTTAGTCATTTTTGATTGCGACGGTGTTGTGATCGACAGTGAAGTTATCAGCGCGAATGTGTTAATCGACAAATTAGCCGTGTTGGGTGCCCAGATTGATATGGCGTTTGTGCAGCAACACTTTTTAGGCTGCCAATTTGCGACTGTCGCGGCCAAAATTAACAGTTTGTTGAATATAACGTTGCCACAAGCTTTTGAATTGCAGTACCGAGAACAGTTGTTATTGGCATTTGAGCGTGATTTAACCGTTACGAATGGCATTAAAGAGGTACTCTCAGCCTTAACTGTGCCGTTTTGCATTGCCACAAGCAGCAGTTTACCTCGCACAACAAAAGCGTTGGCGGTGGTGGGATTAAGTGATGTGTTTGCTGGGAATGTTTTTACCGGCAGCGAAGTTGAAAACGGTAAACCAGCACCCGATTTATTTTTACATGCAGCCAAGCGTATGGGTGTAGCTCCAGAACAATGCTTAGTGATAGAGGACAGCTTTTTTGGCGTATCAGCCGCTGTCGCAGCCAATATGCCTGTTATTCATTATGTAGGTGGTCGACATATTAGTTACCACAATCATCCGGTAGCTAAGACTTTTCCACAGGTTACGGCATTAACAGATTGGCAAGATTTCGCTCAGTTAATGCCCAGCATAATGCGTTAA
- a CDS encoding transposase: MARPRQTIVSLEDTPYYHCCSRVVRKAFLCGIDNSTGENFEHRREWVDARILELATIFAIDICAYAVMSNHLHVVLKVDADKAKRWSDKDVLFQWHKGFKGTLLTQKFVKGEDLNEFEMKTVNDCIALYRQRLVDISWFMRSLSEPIARMANKEDKCTGRFWEGRFKSQALLDEAAVLACMAYVDLNPIRAKMATTPETSDYTSIQRRIHSAIKGEQPKALLPFVGNERLDMPNGLMFSVRDYIVLVEDTGRLIREDKCGAISASSQHILTRLNIPAENWLKITSEFGTLFKGAVGALPALTEYCEHLERKRRQGVSNCQRWLCA, encoded by the coding sequence ATGGCCAGACCCAGACAGACAATCGTTAGCCTAGAAGATACGCCTTACTATCATTGTTGTTCTCGAGTGGTACGTAAGGCATTTTTATGTGGTATTGATAATTCAACAGGTGAGAACTTTGAGCATAGGCGAGAGTGGGTTGATGCTCGTATCCTTGAGCTTGCCACCATTTTTGCTATTGATATCTGTGCTTATGCCGTCATGAGTAATCACTTACACGTAGTATTAAAAGTGGATGCTGATAAAGCCAAACGGTGGTCAGATAAAGACGTACTATTTCAATGGCACAAAGGCTTTAAAGGCACATTACTGACACAAAAGTTTGTAAAAGGTGAAGACCTAAACGAATTTGAAATGAAAACAGTGAATGATTGTATTGCCCTATACCGCCAACGCTTAGTCGATATCAGTTGGTTTATGCGCTCTTTAAGTGAGCCGATAGCGCGAATGGCCAACAAAGAAGATAAGTGCACTGGCAGGTTCTGGGAGGGTAGATTCAAATCCCAAGCGCTGCTCGACGAAGCCGCAGTATTGGCCTGTATGGCCTATGTTGATTTGAACCCCATTCGAGCCAAGATGGCCACTACACCTGAAACCTCAGATTACACCAGTATTCAACGTCGAATACATTCAGCGATAAAAGGTGAGCAACCCAAAGCGTTACTGCCTTTTGTCGGTAATGAGCGGCTAGATATGCCGAATGGACTGATGTTCAGCGTTAGAGACTATATTGTGCTGGTAGAAGATACGGGTCGTCTTATTCGAGAAGACAAATGCGGTGCCATTAGTGCCAGTAGCCAGCACATTCTAACCAGACTGAATATTCCTGCAGAGAACTGGCTAAAAATCACTAGTGAATTTGGGACATTATTCAAAGGTGCTGTAGGGGCGTTACCTGCATTAACAGAATACTGTGAGCATTTGGAGCGAAAGCGACGACAAGGCGTATCAAACTGCCAACGCTGGCTGTGCGCTTAA